The window CCCGCTCGGCCTCGTCCCAGCGGCCCTTGGCGACCAGGACGCCGCCGTACAGGGTGCGGCAGCGGGCGTACAGGAACGGGCAGCCGTAGCGGTCGATGAACCGGTCGGCCACCTGGCACCACTGGGTGGCCCGGCGCAGGTCGCCCACGAGGTCGCAGGCGACCAGCATGTCGCAGCAGGCGGTGACCACGGTGTCGAGCCGGCGGCGCTCGCCGCCGAGGGTGCCGGCCATGGCCTCGTCGATCAGGGCCAGGCCCTCGTCGGCCCGGCCCTGGGTGACCAGGGTCAGTCCCAGGTCGCCGAGGGCGCACAGCTCCAGGTCGGGGTCGCCGGTGACCCGGGCCAGCTCCAGGACCCGCTGCTGGAGCTCGCGGGCCCTGGCGGGATCCGGGTCCAGGTAGCCGCGCAGCAGCCACAGCCAGCCCTGGAGCGGGTTCGGGTCGGCGTCGGCCACGAGCCGCTCGGCCCGGGCCAGCCAGCCGCCGGCGGCGGCGTGGTTGCTGAAGTTGGCGATCCAGGTGACGCAGAGGCTCATGGCGGCCACGGCGGCCGCGACGGCGTCGCCGGCCTCGCGGAAGCCGGTGTAGGCCCGCTCGGTGTGGGCGACGCTGGCCCGGGTCTCGCCCAGCCACCACAGGGCGGTCCCCATGCCGTCCAGGGCCTCCGGCGTCTCCTCCTCGGCCAGGGCGGCCGCGAAGGCCGCGCGGGCCTCCTCCCACCGGCCCGCCTCCAGGGCGGCGCGCCCGGCGGCCAGCGGCTCCACGTCGGTCATGGCGCCAAGTATGGCAACCCGACCCGCCCCCGGAAATGGGGCAGCTGCCCCATGCTCGGGCCGGTCGCGGGAGGGATCGTGGGGGCGGAACGGCGACACGACCCAGGAGGTTCGCGATGACCAGCTCGGTGGAGACCTTCCAGCTCTCGGTCGAGGCGGCGGAGGTGTACGAGTCCAGCTTCGTCCCCGCCCTCTTCGCCGAGTGGGCACGCCATCTGGTGGAGGTGGCCGGGATCGCCCCCGGCCAGGCCGTGCTGGACGTGGCCTGCGGCACCGGGATCGTGGCCCGCACCGCCGCCGACCGCATGGGCGGCCAGGGCCGGGTGGCCGGCCTGGACGCCAACGAGGGCATGCTGACCGTGGCCCGGCGGCTGCGGCCCGGCATCGATTGGCGCCAGGGCGACGCGGCCGACCTCCCCTTCGACGCGGGCTCCTTCGACGCCGTCCTCTGCCAGGCGGCCCTGATGTTCTTCCCCGACCGGGCCGCCGCCCTGCGCGAGATGGCCCGGGTGGTGGCCCCCGGTGGCACCGTCGCCGTCCAGGTCTGGGACCGGCTGGAGGCCCAGGAGGGCTTCGGGGCCATGTACGAGGCGTTCGCGGAGCACCTGGGCCCGGAGGCGATGAAGCTGGAGAGCGTGTACTGGGCCCTCGGCGACCTCGACCTGATGGGGTCGCTGTTCCAGGCCGCCGGCCTGCGGGTCACCGGCGTCCGGACCCGCGTCGGCACCGTCCGCTACGGCTCGGCCTCCGAGGCCGTGGCCACCGAGATCGAGGCCACCCCACTGGCCGAGCGGATCGACCAGGACACCTACCGGCGCCTCCTGGACGTCGGCGCCGAGGCGATGCGGCCGTTCGAGGTCGACGGCGGCCGGATCGAGCTGCCGATCAGGGGCCACCTGATCACCGGCGTGGCCGACCATAGCCACCGCCGCCAGGGGTGATGACCGTGACGACGTCGCCCGCATCCAGCGGCCGGCTGACCTTCGGTGGCAGCTCCTCGCCGTTGCAGAGGTTTCGTCCAACGGCACCGGGGCCGCCGCCCTCGCGGCCTTGGGGACGGTGACGTCGTCGGTCGGTCAGCAGGGAGAGGGTCGCCGGCTCGAGCACGCGGATCGACCGGACGATGCCGTCGCCGCCTCGGTGCCTGCCGCTTCCGCCGCTGCCGACGGCCAGCTCGAACCGCTCGACCCGCATGGGGTACTCGAGCTCGAGCGCCTCGATCGGGGTGTTGAGGGTATTGCTCATGCCAGCGTGCACGCCCGAGGGCCCCGGGCCGGCGGCGCTCGCCCCCTGCCCTCCCCCGATGGTCTCGTAGTAGGTCCAGCCGCGCCCGCCGATGTTGACGTTGTTCATGGTCCCTTGCCCGTTGGCTGGAAGGTCGGCCGCCTGGGCGAGGGCGGACAGCAGCAGGTCGGCCAGTCGCTGGCTGGTCTCGACGTTGCCCGCGACGACGGCGCTGGGACGCTGGGCGTTCACCAGACTGCCCTTCGGGGCCTCGATCGTGAGCGGGGCGTACGTCCCCGCGTTGGCGGGGAGGTCGTCCGGCAGGAGCACGCGGAGGGCGAAGTAGCAGGCGGACCGGGTCACCGAGAGCGGGCAGTTGACATTGCCCGGTACGGCGTCGGCCGTGCCGGTGAAGTCGACCGTGAGCTCGTCATCGGCGATCCGGACGGCGACGCGGATGGGGATGTCGTCGTCGATGATCCCGTCGCCCTCGATCTCGCTGGCGGCGGTGTAGCGGCCATCCGGGAGCCGCCGGATGGTGTCGCGGGTGTGGCGTTCGGTGTAGGAGATGACCTCGTCGAAGGCGGCGAGGACGGTGTCGCGGCCACGGCGCCGCAGCAGCTCGGCCAGACGGCTCTGGGCGAGCTGGTTCGCGGCGATCTGGGCGCGAAAGTCCCCGCGGCGGACACGAGGGGTTCGGGTGTTGGCCAGGACGAGATCGAGCACGTCCCCGACGTACCTCCCCCCCTCGACCAGCCGCACGGGCGGGATGATCAGCCCCTCGGAGTAGATGTCACGGGAACCGGCCGGCATGGATCCCGGTTGCATCCCACCGATGTCCGAATGGTGGGCTCGGGTCACCGCATAGCCCCAGCGCTCCTCGTCGGTGCCCAGTGGCGACACCATCGTGACGTCGGGAAGGTGGTTGCCGCCGGAGTACGGGTCATTGACCACGAAGACGTCACCGGGTTGCGGGTCGCGCGCCATGACCGCGGTCACGGCCTCGGGCATGGCGCCGAGGTGGACCGGGATGTGCTCGGCCTGAGCGACCATGCGTCCATGGGCGTCGAAGAGCGCCGCCGAGCAGTCGCGCCGCTCCTTGATGTTGGAGGAGTAGGCGCTGCGCACCAGCACCGTGCCCATCTCCTCGGCGATGCCGGAAAGCGCGCTGCTCAGCACGGAGAGCGTGATCGGGTCGAGGCCGGGGCGGACGGTCACCGTCGGTGTTCCAGATCGAGCGTCCCGATCTCGTCCACGGTCGCCGTCCACCTGGGACGGATGACGAGCGTCGACTCCGCGAACTCGACCACGGCCGGCCCCTTGATCTCGCTGCCGGCGCCGAGGTCGGCGCGGTTGTGGACATCGACCTCCCGCCAACCGCCGTCGAAGCTGGCTCTCCGCCGAGCCGGGGCGGCGGCCTGGCGAGCTGGCGCCTCGTGGAGCTTGGGCTTCTCGCGCGGCACGGTGGCGACCAGCCGGAGGTTGACGAGCTGCACCGCCTCATCCTCCATCCGGTAGCCGTAGCGTCGCTCGTGCTCGGCGTGGAAACGGGCGGCCAGGTCCTCGAGATCGTCGGCGGCCACCGTGAGCTCGAACGACTGGCCCTGGTAGCGGAGATCGGCAAGCCGGGCGAGGCTGAGCCGCGTGTCGTCGGCGAGCTGCCCGCGAACATTGGCTTCGAGCCCCGCGAAGCACGCCTCGACCTCGGCCCGGTCGGCGGTCTCCAGCCCGGCCAGCAGCGGGTGCACCTGATCGTGGCGCACGTCCGAGATCGCCAGCCCGAGGGCGCTCAACACCCCGGCGGCCAGGGGGACGAGGATGCGACCGATGTCGAGCTCCTCCGCCAGCGCGCAGGCGTGGAGCCCACCGGCGCCGCCGAAGGCGACAAGCGTCAGCTCACGCGGGTCGAGACCACGTTCGATGCTGATGACGCGCAAGGCCCGGATCATCTCGGCGTCGGCGACACGGACGATCCCGCGTGCGGTCTCCTCGCTGTCCAGGCCGATCCGAGCGCCGACGCGGCGAAGCGCCGCCTCGGCCAGGCGGCGATCCAGCCGGACCTCGCCGCCGAGCTCGGCGCCGTCCGCCAGGTACCCCAGGTACAGGTTCGCGTCGGTGACCGTGGGCTCCTCGCCGCCGCGGCCATAGGCGGCTGGGCCGGGATCCGCGCCGGCCGAGGTGGGCCCCACGCGCAGGGCTTGCCCGGCGTCGACCCATGCGATCGAGCCGCCGCCGGCGCTGACCGTGTGCACATCCACCATCGGCAGCTTGATCGGCACCCCAGCCACCACCGACTCGGTCGTCGTCTGCACCGTACCTCCCAGCACGGGCGCGACGTCCGTGGAGGTGCCGCCCATGTCGAAGGTCAGGAGGTCGTGGAACCCGCTGAGCCCGGCGACCCAGGCGGCGCCGACGACACCGCCGGCCGGGCCGGACAGCAGGCAGCTGGCGGCGTACGCCGCCGCCGTCCCGATCTCGGTTGTGCCGCCCGAGGACTGCATCACCAGCGGGCTCGGAAGGCCGAGCGCCTCCGCTTCGTCGGCGAGGCGTCCCAGGTAGGCGCCGAGCCGAGGGGCCAGGTAGCTGTTGCAGACCGTGGTCGAGCAGCGCTCGTACTCCCGGAACTCGGGCAGCACCTCCGACGAGAGCGAGATGTGGACGCCCGGCAGGGCCCTGCGGAGCGACTCCCCCACCTCCTGCTCGTGCTCGGGATGGAGGAACCCGAAGAGCAGGCACACGGCAACCGCCTCGACGTCGGCGTCGCGACAGGCGTCCACGGCCGCGCGGACCGATTCCCTGTCGAGGGGGACCAGGACGCCGTCCTTGTCCATCCGCTCCCGGACGGTGAACCGGAGCTCGCGCGGGACGAGCGGGGCCGGCCGATCCCGGGTCAGGTCGTACAGCGCCGGGCGGTTCTGCCTGCCGATCTCGACCACGTCCCGGAACCCCGCGGTGGTGATCAACGCCGTACGGGCGCCACGGCGCTCGAGCAGCGCATTGGTGGCCACCGTGGACCCGTGCGCGAAGCTGGCCGCGGCCGCGACGGTGTCCCGGACGCGCTCGAGCGCGGAAACCACCCCCCGCGCCTGGTTCCGCGGCGTTGTCGGCACTTTCGCCGTGAGCAGCCTGCCGTCCACCAGCGCGACGAGGTCGGTGAAGGTCCCGCCGACGTCGACCCCCAGCCTGGCTCCGGTCATCGCCGCATCCTCCGGGCGCACACGTTCACCTCAGGTCGGCGGAATCCGGCCCTCGCCGGCCAGCTTGGCCAGGTGGGCGCGGACCGACAGCTCGGCCGCCGGGTGCAGGGCCGGGTCGACCGCGGCGTAGACCCGGGCCACGACCTCGGCCGGGGTCCGGTCGCCGGCGGCCAGGGCGGCCAGGACCTGCGCCTCGCGCTCCAGGCGGTGGGCCAGGTAGCCCTCGACCCTCGCCGTGGCGTCGGCCACCAGCGGGCCGTGGCCCGGGTAGAGCCGCTCCGGGCCGAGGTCGAGCAGCAGCCGCAGCGAGTCCAGGTAGGCGACCATGTCCCCGCCCGGCCACTCGACCACGGTGGTCCCGCGGCCGAGCACGTGGTCGCCGGTGAACACGGCCGCCTCGGCGGCCAGCTCGAAGCAGCAGTGGTCGGCGGCGTGGCCGGGCGTCGGCAGCGGCCGCAGCTCCAGCCCGGCCGCGGCCATCGGGTCGCCGGCGGCCAGGTCGGGCGCGCCCGGGGTCGCCCAGCCGGGGGCGAGGGCGGCCAGCGGCGCCCCGGACCGCCCGGCGAAGGCGCGGGCCCCCTCGGCGTGGTCGACGTGGGTGTGGGTGAGCAGCACCAGCTCGACGCCCCGCCCGCGGCACGCCTCCACCACCGCCCGGGCATGGCCCTCGTCGGCCGGCCCGGGGTCGATCACCACCGCCGTGCCCGCCCCCGGCTCGCCGACCACGAAGGTGTTGGTCCCCTCCAGCGTCAGCGGCGACGGGTTCGGCGCCAGCACCCGCGTCACCCGCGGGCTCCAGGTCTCGGTCATGTGCCGGCCGCCGGGTGGTCGGGCCGGAGCAGGGGGACCGGCACCGGATAGCGCTCGCCCCAGGGCATGACCAGGTCGGGGCCGTCGAGCACGGGCAGGATGCGCTCGACCCGGCGGCCGGTCCCGGCGGCGAGCGCCGCCTCCACGGTGCCGAAGGCCGCGAGGTCGCGGAGGGTGTAGCGGGTCGGGGGGAGCATCGGCAGGTCCTGGTCGGCCGCGGCCTCGGCCGGCGGCAGCCAGCGCTCCCGCTCCACCTCGGCCAGGTGGGCGGTGACGACGGCGTCATCCGGCAGCCCGGCGACGAAGAAGCGGGTGTTGTAGCGGCGCGGCTCGATCTCCGGCGTCACCCACCAGGCCCAGTAG is drawn from Actinomycetota bacterium and contains these coding sequences:
- a CDS encoding methyltransferase domain-containing protein; translation: MTSSVETFQLSVEAAEVYESSFVPALFAEWARHLVEVAGIAPGQAVLDVACGTGIVARTAADRMGGQGRVAGLDANEGMLTVARRLRPGIDWRQGDAADLPFDAGSFDAVLCQAALMFFPDRAAALREMARVVAPGGTVAVQVWDRLEAQEGFGAMYEAFAEHLGPEAMKLESVYWALGDLDLMGSLFQAAGLRVTGVRTRVGTVRYGSASEAVATEIEATPLAERIDQDTYRRLLDVGAEAMRPFEVDGGRIELPIRGHLITGVADHSHRRQG
- a CDS encoding hydantoinase B/oxoprolinase family protein, producing MTVRPGLDPITLSVLSSALSGIAEEMGTVLVRSAYSSNIKERRDCSAALFDAHGRMVAQAEHIPVHLGAMPEAVTAVMARDPQPGDVFVVNDPYSGGNHLPDVTMVSPLGTDEERWGYAVTRAHHSDIGGMQPGSMPAGSRDIYSEGLIIPPVRLVEGGRYVGDVLDLVLANTRTPRVRRGDFRAQIAANQLAQSRLAELLRRRGRDTVLAAFDEVISYTERHTRDTIRRLPDGRYTAASEIEGDGIIDDDIPIRVAVRIADDELTVDFTGTADAVPGNVNCPLSVTRSACYFALRVLLPDDLPANAGTYAPLTIEAPKGSLVNAQRPSAVVAGNVETSQRLADLLLSALAQAADLPANGQGTMNNVNIGGRGWTYYETIGGGQGASAAGPGPSGVHAGMSNTLNTPIEALELEYPMRVERFELAVGSGGSGRHRGGDGIVRSIRVLEPATLSLLTDRRRHRPQGREGGGPGAVGRNLCNGEELPPKVSRPLDAGDVVTVITPGGGGYGRPRR
- a CDS encoding hydantoinase/oxoprolinase family protein, with translation MTGARLGVDVGGTFTDLVALVDGRLLTAKVPTTPRNQARGVVSALERVRDTVAAAASFAHGSTVATNALLERRGARTALITTAGFRDVVEIGRQNRPALYDLTRDRPAPLVPRELRFTVRERMDKDGVLVPLDRESVRAAVDACRDADVEAVAVCLLFGFLHPEHEQEVGESLRRALPGVHISLSSEVLPEFREYERCSTTVCNSYLAPRLGAYLGRLADEAEALGLPSPLVMQSSGGTTEIGTAAAYAASCLLSGPAGGVVGAAWVAGLSGFHDLLTFDMGGTSTDVAPVLGGTVQTTTESVVAGVPIKLPMVDVHTVSAGGGSIAWVDAGQALRVGPTSAGADPGPAAYGRGGEEPTVTDANLYLGYLADGAELGGEVRLDRRLAEAALRRVGARIGLDSEETARGIVRVADAEMIRALRVISIERGLDPRELTLVAFGGAGGLHACALAEELDIGRILVPLAAGVLSALGLAISDVRHDQVHPLLAGLETADRAEVEACFAGLEANVRGQLADDTRLSLARLADLRYQGQSFELTVAADDLEDLAARFHAEHERRYGYRMEDEAVQLVNLRLVATVPREKPKLHEAPARQAAAPARRRASFDGGWREVDVHNRADLGAGSEIKGPAVVEFAESTLVIRPRWTATVDEIGTLDLEHRR
- a CDS encoding MBL fold metallo-hydrolase, producing the protein MTETWSPRVTRVLAPNPSPLTLEGTNTFVVGEPGAGTAVVIDPGPADEGHARAVVEACRGRGVELVLLTHTHVDHAEGARAFAGRSGAPLAALAPGWATPGAPDLAAGDPMAAAGLELRPLPTPGHAADHCCFELAAEAAVFTGDHVLGRGTTVVEWPGGDMVAYLDSLRLLLDLGPERLYPGHGPLVADATARVEGYLAHRLEREAQVLAALAAGDRTPAEVVARVYAAVDPALHPAAELSVRAHLAKLAGEGRIPPT